Proteins found in one Schistocerca serialis cubense isolate TAMUIC-IGC-003099 chromosome 5, iqSchSeri2.2, whole genome shotgun sequence genomic segment:
- the LOC126481970 gene encoding uncharacterized protein LOC126481970: MALPALHTRMTPLLDSLRLAPYGRTQRQQASSRAGSPHHCLGELPQPQARQQKPKHKHRSLQHVQCYKCQQLGHVAGVCRNAVACLKCAAAHDTRNCPKPRGAPSRCANCGGPHAANSRSCSYRRQHTTASSEVPAAKSAALPPRSGEGRASCRVEAATDQALADLQAAIAAERAATRDELVAVHQQLQQLREELWLLKKAPPVPAPPAPVRQPLG; the protein is encoded by the exons atggctctgcccGCCCTGCACACACGCAtgactccgctgctcgactcgctgcggctcgcACC TTATGGCAGGACGCAGAGGCAACAAGCTAGCAGCCGCGCTGGATCACCTCATCACTGCCTTGGGGAGCTCCCGCAGCCGCAGGCGAGACAACAGAAGCCGAAGCACAAGCATCGATCACTGCAACACGTGCAGTGCTACAAGTGCCAGCAGTTGGGGCATGTGGCGGGTGTCTGCCGGAACGCAGTCGCGTGTTTAAAATGCGCGGCGGCACACGACACCCGTAACTGCCCCAAACCACGCGGAGCACCCAGCAGATGCGCGAACTGTGGCGGACctcacgccgccaactcgcgtagctgcaGCTACCGTCGGCAGCACACCACAGCAAGTTCTGAGGTGCCTGCCGCCAAGTCGGCCGCACTGCCTCCCCGCTCCGGCGAGGGGCGCGCTTCGTGCCGCGTCGAAGCGGCAACCGACCAAGCGCTGGCCGACCTGCAAGCAGCcatcgcggccgaaagggccgcaaccAGGGACGAACTAGTGGCTGTCCACCAACAGCTTCAACAGCTGCGGGAGGAGCTGTGGCTTCTCAAGAAGGCGCCGCCTGTGCCAGCTCCCCCCGCCCCTGTGAGGCAGCCATTGGGGTAG